TTTTTGGCTGTATTTATAGGATCGTTATTTATCATTTTACAGATTCCGATTTTAAAGCTCTCACTCTATTTATTTGGTACCTCAGAATCAGTAGGAGACCTTGTTTCTACTTATTTTTCGATTCGAATTTGGGGAGCTCCTTTTGCCCTTTTAAATTATGTTTTGATTGGATGGCTGATGGGGCTAGGTAAGGTAAAGCTTTCTTTAAGCACTCAAATTACAATGAATGTGCTCAACATTGTGTTAGATCTCTTATTTGTTCTCGTGTTTGGTCTAGGAGTGGCTGGGGTAGCATATGCAACGGTTATAGCTGAAATTAGTGCTATTTTTATCGGTCTATTCTTTATGATTCGTACAAAGTTGATTGACTTATCACTGATTCAATGGAGAATCTTAATTGAAAAAGCCCCTTTAGTGAAAATGCTGAAAGTAAATCGAGATTTTTTTCTTCGATCAATTTGCTTGTTAACAATGACGGTTACTTTTACAACAATAGGTGCAAGACTGGGAGAAACAGCACTAGCCGCTAATGCGATCTTATTACAAATTCATTATTTGATGGCCTATTTACTTGGAGGGTTTGCAAATGCTTCTAGTATTGTAGTCGGAAGATCCATTGGTAGTAAGCAGTTTCCTCTTTTTAAGCGAGCGTTATCACTATCTCTATTTTGGGGAACTCTATCAGCTTGTTTATTATCGTTAATTATGCTGCTGTTTGATGAGGGTATCTTCAATTTTTTTACAACGATAGAAGAAGTAAAGAATGCAGTTGTTGATTTAGGAATTTGGATGGTTATTTATCCAATCGCTGGTTTTTGGGCACTTCAATTGGAAGGGATCTTCGCAGGAGCGACAGATGCTAAATCGGTTCGAAACTCAATCTTTTTTGCGTTGCTTGCGTTTGTCATTGTAATCATCATATATGGTAAAGGTATTTCTCCACACGAACTATGGCTGTCATTTACTGTGTTTACTTTGGGTCGAACGGTATTTTTATCAATGTATGTTAGGAAGATTGAGAGAAGTAACTTTTAGGTAGGATGTTCAAGTAGAGAGCATTTTATTTGTAAATATAATGTGTATTGTCCTTCATAGATTGTCTGTTGAAGGACTTTTTCCTATTTGATTTAATAAGTTTGATTCTTCAGTGTTTTTAAACTAATAGGTGTAGCCACTTTTTCTCTCATCTTTATATCTCTAATAGCTTTTATAAGCAATTAATCCCATTGAAAATATTACCAAAATATGACACAATTTGATAGATTTCCTGATAAACTAGTAATAATTGTAATTTTAGATAATAATCGTTAATTCTATTAAAATTAGGTGAGGGTAATATGAGAAATTTGTTTTGGATTTTTTCGGCATTATTAATTATTTATGGACTAGCATCATTATGGACAAATAGAATAAACATTGGAATTGTGTTTATTCTATTTCTTGGAATGATCTGTTTAGTAGTAAGTATTTATTTCAAGAAGTTAAAACAATATGTTCAAAGAAGAAAAAAGATTAAAAGAACAATTATTATTGTTTTATCCATTGGACTACTTACTGCAGCAAGTTTAGAAGCATTGCTATTAAGCGGGATGATTGAAAAGGAGCCTCAAACCGTTGATTATATTCTCGTTTTTGGTGCTGGAGTAAAAAATGGTTCCCCAACCCCTGTGTTAAAAAACCGTTTGCAAAAAGCAATTGAAATACATGGTAAATATCCAGAATCAAACATAATCGTGTCAGGTGGACTTGATACTGGTGAGCAATACACGGAAGCTTTTGTTATGAAGGAATACCTTATTATTAATGGTATACCAGAGCAAGTAATAATAATGGAGGATAAAGCAACAAGTACAAAAGAAAATGCTGATTTCAGTCAAAAGCTAATGTCAGGGAAATCACAGGAAGTAATGGTTGTAACTAGTAATTATCATTTATTTCGTGCAAGTTATTATGCAAATAAAGCCGGACTTACTCCTTATCGTGCGGGAGCCCCTATACCACTAAGTATTGTTCCACTTACACATTTAAGAGAAATGATGGGGATAGGGAAAATGTTGGTGGAAGATGTCCTTGATTAGCTGGAAGCAAACTTTATAAGTGAAACTTATTGATTTATATCGATAGATAAGGTCTTATCTACATGAAAATGAATAAATCTTTGGAAAAAGGACGTATTACATGAGGATATAGTTAATAATGTTCGGTGCATTTAAGCATTACTAGAAGAAGGCTATTCGTTTACAACTGTTAATGAGGAGCTGAAATAAGAAAATGAAGGAGGAGTGAATACTAGACAAAGTGTTTCACTCCTTTTTTATTTATAACTATCGTGTCGTAGATTTGTATTTATTATCTCCCGGTAGAGTTTTAATGGTGTTCCATGCACCTATCGCATCTTTTCGAGGTTTTCCTTTATTGGTCGGATCTTGATAGAAATCTCTTATGAATTGATTATATTCAAATTGTGGCGAGATCTCTTTAGTGAATGAAGGATCTTTTTTTCGTTCTTCTTCTTCGTACCAAGCATTAACAACATCTTGAAACGTTTTTCCAGCATTGTTTTTAAAAAAGTTTTGTATGTAAGTAGAAAAATGAAATTGTTTGCCGATTTCTTTTATAAAAAACTCTCTGATATCTTGGCTGCATCTGTGATTTGGAATAATGACCGTATCTAAAGAGAGAGAATCATATTGTTTTGCTTGTGATGCTTTTTTCTTTGGAGCTTTAGTTATGACGCCCATTGATAGAAACATAATAATTCTTTCCGTTAGTTCTAATTTTGGTCCATATGATGGTATACCAAGTTCTTTACAAAAAGTAGCAAGCTCTTCTTTTAGCCAATAATAATTTTTAAAATCCTCTATGTTCATTTCTTTACATAACTTTGGTCTCATTATTTATTAAACTCCTTTAAAATTTGAAGATGATTTCGAACGTTTGTTCCATTATATAGAAAATTATGGAATCGGACAAGGGGGAATAGTAATAAAAAGTTATTTTTCATGCTATACCACTTTCCATAAGTTATAATAAAATAATAATAAAGGGGGATCTAATGAATACAAATAGAGAAAAATGGTCATCAAAATTTGGTTTTATCATGTCCTCAGCAGGGGCAGCGATAGGACTTGGGGCAATATGGAAATTCCCCTATGTAGCAGGTACGAGTGGTGGTGGAGCATTTTTACTACTCTTTATTCTGTTTACTGTTCTTATAGGTCTACCTATGCTGATATCAGAATTTATT
This genomic stretch from Metabacillus sp. B2-18 harbors:
- a CDS encoding MATE family efflux transporter, with product MRSVLTSAPLHKGSIFTHREYLTLAIPLIISGISTPILGAVDTAVVGRLPDASAIGAVALGAVIFNTMYWLLGFLRVSTTGLTSQANGANDAKEMALACLRPMFLAVFIGSLFIILQIPILKLSLYLFGTSESVGDLVSTYFSIRIWGAPFALLNYVLIGWLMGLGKVKLSLSTQITMNVLNIVLDLLFVLVFGLGVAGVAYATVIAEISAIFIGLFFMIRTKLIDLSLIQWRILIEKAPLVKMLKVNRDFFLRSICLLTMTVTFTTIGARLGETALAANAILLQIHYLMAYLLGGFANASSIVVGRSIGSKQFPLFKRALSLSLFWGTLSACLLSLIMLLFDEGIFNFFTTIEEVKNAVVDLGIWMVIYPIAGFWALQLEGIFAGATDAKSVRNSIFFALLAFVIVIIIYGKGISPHELWLSFTVFTLGRTVFLSMYVRKIERSNF
- a CDS encoding YdcF family protein, coding for MRNLFWIFSALLIIYGLASLWTNRINIGIVFILFLGMICLVVSIYFKKLKQYVQRRKKIKRTIIIVLSIGLLTAASLEALLLSGMIEKEPQTVDYILVFGAGVKNGSPTPVLKNRLQKAIEIHGKYPESNIIVSGGLDTGEQYTEAFVMKEYLIINGIPEQVIIMEDKATSTKENADFSQKLMSGKSQEVMVVTSNYHLFRASYYANKAGLTPYRAGAPIPLSIVPLTHLREMMGIGKMLVEDVLD
- a CDS encoding DUF6434 domain-containing protein, translating into MRPKLCKEMNIEDFKNYYWLKEELATFCKELGIPSYGPKLELTERIIMFLSMGVITKAPKKKASQAKQYDSLSLDTVIIPNHRCSQDIREFFIKEIGKQFHFSTYIQNFFKNNAGKTFQDVVNAWYEEEERKKDPSFTKEISPQFEYNQFIRDFYQDPTNKGKPRKDAIGAWNTIKTLPGDNKYKSTTR